The genomic interval AAAGTCTTAAGCGGTCCTTGTTTCGTGCCCTTAAGCGCGGGGGTTTACTGTGAACCTTCTTGGCCAGCTATTTATTTTCTTGATCCGTACTTATCAACGGTTGTTCTCTCAGTTAAAACTACAACCTACGTGTCGTTTCCACCCAACGTGCAGCTCTTATGCGCTGCAGGCTATTGAGGCTTACGGCCCTTTGAAGGGGCTCTATCTTTCTTTGCGACGTCTTCTTAAATGTCAACCTTTTCACCCAGGGGGATATGACCCAGTGAGAATTCACAGTCATACGGAGGAATTTTGAAAATTCCCTGGAACTATCTTTGCTTTTTAATAATAATCTTTGTGTGGGCTAATGCTTCCGCTCAGCAGATGATGCCCCAAATTGGTTTTGGACGTCTCGAGTTTGCTGCGAGCAAATTTGATATCAAAGAATTTGGAGATGCAGCAAAGATTCAGGAGCACTGTGCTACTTTAAATATAAATGATTCTTCTTTTCTCTGCCAGGGAGGGGCTTTAGAGGGTACTCTTACGCGTATCCCGACAAAGGGCGTCGATTTTTTCTTCGACCATGCTGGTCACTTAGTCGCCGCTTTCGCTAAGCAGCAAAAAGGGATGCGTCTAAACAAATACAATATAGATGCACAGAACAATGTGATCCCTTTTCAGTCAACTATTCCAGGTGGCGCTCTTACAATAGATGGAGATTTTGTTGTTCCAGAAGTGCTTGATTCGAGTTGGCGTCAAATTGACGAAACAACATTCTTAGGTTCATTCCGCATCCAAATTGCTGACTTCTTAGTGGAAAAGTTAGTTCGGGTCAGTAATGTGAGTCATACTTACGACCTTGAGGTTACAGTGAGTAGTAATCCAGTAACCACTGAGGCTGAGGAGGGTGATGATGTTTCTACGCCATCATCTAGTACTTTCCAAATAGTATTCCCCGGCGTAGGTAATGAGAGCACGCCAGAAATCAAGACTGGCCAAAAAGATGCATCCTTGGATTCTTTTGGGCGGCCTGTAGAAAATCCTACTTACATCTCCCTTCAGAGTAAACCTAAGAGGGGTTTCTCGATAATTGTTACGCCTGGAAAACAAGATTTTGATGATTTAAGTGCTTTAGCTCTCCCACCAAATAAGGTCGCCATGCAAAAGACCATAAATTGGTGGTCTTTACAACAAATTAAATTCGACCTGCAAATTTATACTGGGCCCAACGAATTGGTGCGCTACTACCAGGAAGGGTATTCGGAACTTCCTGGCTTGTTCCAGCCAAATATTCTTGGACGCCTTTCGGTAGGTATTATTT from Trueperaceae bacterium carries:
- a CDS encoding membrane protein insertion efficiency factor YidD is translated as MNLLGQLFIFLIRTYQRLFSQLKLQPTCRFHPTCSSYALQAIEAYGPLKGLYLSLRRLLKCQPFHPGGYDPVRIHSHTEEF